The DNA region TGATTGTAAAGTTACTGGCGGTTTGAAGTCTGCTGATAGCTGTGCTAAAGGTGTTCAAGAAGAAAACGGCGGTCCGACAAGCTTGTTTGATGGCGACTCTCCAATTTTCACAACAGCAATTAATATTATGCTCTTCATTATTGGTATTCTTAGTGTGATCATGCTTATTTACGGTGGAATCCGATATGTTCTTTCGAGTGGTGATTCTGGAGCTGTTCAAAATGCTAAAAATACAATTATGTATGCTATTATCGGTCTTGTAATTGCAATCCTTGCTTACGCAATTGTTAACTTCGTTATTCATTCGATTACTAATAAAGAATAATAAAATAATAAATAAAGAGGCTTCATTTTTGCAGAGGTCTTTTTATTTATTCAAAAAATTATAAATTTTAAAAATAAACTTGATATAATAAAAATCCCGAAGTCTTATACTTCGAGAATTTTATTTTTCTACAGAACTTTAATTCGTGTTGCTTGAGTTTTAACTTTTGTGAAGCTGATTGTTAAAATTCCATCTTTTAACATTGCTTCAACTTCATCTTCTTTGATTGGAACTGGAAGAGCTAGTGTTCGGCTAAATTCTCCCCAGTAGCATTCTTGTGCATGATGAGCGATAATTCCCTCTTGATCACCGGGATTCAGACTTCCACTAATTGTTAAAGTTCCATCTGAAAGTGAAACATCCAAGTCATTTTTGTTTACGCCCGCAGTTCGTGCTTTAACAAAAAGCTTATCTTCTGTTTCATAAACATCAACAGCTAATTGACCAGGAAGTTCATTTTCTTCTTCCGCAATTTCAATTTGTTCAGATCCACTGAAAGCTTCGTTTTCTGAAGTTTCCATTAAATCATCTCCAAAATTGAAAGCAGCTTCCAATTCATCATTCAAAAAGCTATCATCATTTTGTCTTCTAGCCATTTTTCCTCCGCATTAAATTTCCTAAATAAGATTAATTTACTTTATTATACCGCACTTTTATTATATAATCAAGAGGTAGAAATGATTTTTTTATGAAGAAAAGCATATACGAAATAATTTTAAATTCTTTTGCGCCAGATGATTGCTATTTTTGCCAAAAATTGGGTGAACCTATTTGCAAAAAATGCCTTAAATCAAGGTGTAATTTTGGTAATTCCCTTTCTCGCTCGAATAGTATTATTTCGAAAGAATTTTATCTTTCGAAAAGGTCTGGAGAACTTCAAAAAATAGTTGATGAATTTAAATTTCAAAGCAAGAGACAAAATAATTATTATCTCGCGAAACTTTTATCTGATTTTCTGCTTTCGAATAGCGAATTTATTAGTAATCGTGAAAAATTGGTTTTAATTCCAGTTCCAACACTTTCGAATCATATTCGTGAACGTGGTTTAGATCATACTGAACTTTTGGCTCGCCAGCTTGCAAGGAATTTGAAAATTAAAAAATCGACATTAATTAAAAGAATATCAAAAACCACTCAACGTGGCAAAAATTTTAAAACGCGACAAATTCAGGCAAAAAGTAGTTATGAATTTATAGGAGAAAAGCTTTTGGAAGGTAAAATTTATGTAATTTTTGATGACATTCGCACAACTGGTGCAACTTTAGACTCTATTGCGAAAATTCTTCTCCAGAGTGGTGCTAAAGAGGTCTGGGCATTTTATTTACTTCAGCAAGAAAAATAACTTGAGAATTCAAAAAAAATGTGATATAATGGAAAATATCTGGAGAGGTGGCCGAGTGGTTGAAGGCACCGGTCTTGAAAACCGGCATGCGGTAAAACGTATCGAGGGTTCGAATCCCTCCTTCTCCGCCAAAATAGGTAATTCTGCTTAACGGCAGGATTTTCTATTTTAATAGAGATTTTTTGAATTTTTAAATAGCTTATGGTATAATTAAAATATTATGAATTTCGACAATGAAAACCGAAATGGCGTTCCTCGTGTAACGGGTTTGCCTGAATCACAATTTCGAACACCTGAGGTGGGTAGTTTTATGGCTGAAAACCCTAAAGAATCTAATGATTCGGTTTTTGAAGAAGTTAAACCCTTTAATCCAGAAGAGTATACGCAAGTTCGTGAAGTTAAAAATAGTCAATCACCCGCTGAAAATATTGAAGAACGAGAAATTGTTAATTGGCAAGCTCAAGACTTAATAATTGGCGATAAAAATAAATCTTGGTATATTATATTTTCAATTATTATTTTAGCATTTTGTCTTTTTGCAATTTTGAACCAATCTTGGACTTTTCTTGCTTTAATTATAGTGTCAGCCATTGGAATTTTAACTCTTCGAAAATCAAATCACACTCAAATTATATCTTATAGTCTTTCGACTCATGGAGTTTATATGGGTGAAACTTTTCATTCCTATGGTGAATTTCGAGCTTTTGGTATTCGAAAAGAGACAAATGCTTATGCTATTATTCTTTTGCCTAAAAAACGCTTTTCGCCCAGCACAATTATTTACTTCCCAAAGGAAAATGGTGAAAAAATCACAGATATTATTGGCGCTCGCCTACCAATGGAAGAAGTTAAACTTGATTTAATTGATAAAATTATTCGAAAAATAAATCTTTAATCTTGCAATATTTTAGAAAATGTGCTAAAATTTAAATGTCTGCTTAGCGCGGAAGAACTTCAAAAGTTAGCTACTGAAAAGTAGCATATGCACCTGTAGCTCAGCTGGATAGAGCGTTGGCTTGCGGAGCCAAAGGTCGTAAGTTCGAATCTTGCCAGGTGTACCATAGAAAAAGCATCAGAATAATCTGGTGTTTTTTCTATTTTGGTGATATAATCGTTTTATGATTAAAAAAATACCAAAAAGAATAAAAAATGACAAGGTTATATATATTTCAACTATCATTTTATTACTTTTACTGAGTGGAATTATATTTCTTAATAAAATTAACCATAATGTAGAAGAAAAACATAATCAAGATATTACAAAGTATTATTTTAAAGATTCAAAATATAATGGAATCAGTTCAAAATTTATTGAAAGAAAAAATTCAAAAGAAGATTCTATATTAGAAATCCCTGTTACGAAGAATAACAAAATCAATGAATTTATAAATAATAAAATTCAAGAAATTGATGATATTTTTAAAGATGATGCGAAAAAATCAACTTTCGAAAATATTTCAACCGAAAGAATTAGCTATCAAGTTTACTATAACAGCGATGACGCTATTTCAATTTTAATTTCAATTAAACAAGATACCCATGGAGCAAATTCGAATGATCAAAATTTATTTTGGACGTTCAATGCTAAAAATGGAGAAATTATAAAATTTAGTGACTTTTTAAACAATAAAGAGAAAGATAAATCTAGTATTTTAGAAATTATTAAAAATAAAATTCAAGATTATTTAAAAAATAGTAAAAAAGAATTCTCGAATGAAATTTTGAATGATTTAGATTTTGAAAGTTTCGAAAATATAATAATATTAGATAAACAAACGATTGATTTTCCTTTCTCTAAAGGTCAAATTATTCCTTCTAATTTTTCTTCAGTTCAATTTCAAATTAAAGTTTCAGAAATTTCTAATTTCTTGCAAAATGATTTTTCAAGAAAAATATTCGAAGTTCCTGATGTGCAAAATTCGAAACAAGTTCAAAAGACAACACCATTAACTTCTAAATCTCCGCTTCTAGATAAAGATTGTTCAAAATGTATTGCTCTAACCTTTGATGATGGACCAGGTATATATACCGATAAACTCCTTTCTTATCTTCAAAGTTATAAAGCGAAAGCAACTTTCTTCATGATTGGCCCAAGTGCTCAGAGATATCCTTCCATTGTAAAGCGAGTTTTTGATAATGGACATCAAATTGGTAACCATACCTGGTCTCATTCTTCCTTGCCAAGCCTATCTTCTGCACAAGTTCAAAATGAAATATCCTCAACTAATAATATCCTACAAGGAATTACAGGTGTAAAACCTACTACACTTAGGCCTCCATATGGTGCAACTAATGCGGCCGTGCAAAGAGTTGTTTCTAATCTTGGAATGAGTTCAATTTTATGGTCTGTTGACACTCGCGATTGGGCAGATAGAAATTCGAATATTGTTTGTAATAGAACAATTTCGAACACACGCCCTGGTGCAATAATTTTAATGCATGATATTCACCGAACATCGGTTGATGCGGTTCCATGTATTCTGCAGAATTTAAGTTCTCAAGGCTATCAATTTGTAACTGTTGATAAGTTGCTTGGCAATCTTCAGCCTGGGAGTATATACTATTCGGCAAAATAAATCTTTATTTAATCTCTGATATATGATAAAATATAAATATTGGAGAGGTGGCCGAGTGGTTGAAGGCGCACGACTCGAAATCGTGTATGCGGGCAACCGTATCGGGGGTTCGAATCCCCCCTTCTCCGCCACGAAAGTAGCTCGCATTTGCGGGCTTTTTTCGTATTTATTGACTTTAATTTTAAGTTTTGTTATAATCGAAAAATCTTTTTATAGATAGTTCTTTTAGAAATTAGGTTAAGATATGAAAAAGACGTTTTTTCTACTTACTTTTGTTTATGTATTTTCGCTAATTGCTGCGATATATCTGTTAATTTTCGAATTGGAAAATTCAGAAATTAGCTATCTTATAGCACAAATTTTACTTTTTGTATATAGTGTGTTGACAGGTACAGTGCTTTTTGCCCAAAGATTTGTAGTAAGGTTATTAAATAATATCTTCAAGAGCAGTTCTCTTAACCCTGATGAATATCCGGATGTTTCAATACCTTGGCTATGTTTTGTTTTAGTTGTTTTTATTCTAAATGTATTCTTTGGATTTACTTTAATGATCCCTATAGCTGTTATTGCGCAATCCAGTTGTGTTTTATATAGACTTACTGAAATATATAAAACTTTAATTTTAGAAAATCCAGAAGAATAACCTCTCTAAGTCAGCAAAAGCTGGCTTTTTTATTTTTTAAAAAAACTGCTATTTTTCTAATTCCGAGAATACATTTGAAATAAAAAAGAATGCTGACAAATCAAGATTCTTTTTATGTTCACATTGATAAACATTATAAAAATTTGTCTGTTTAGCTACCAAAAAGCTACCAATAGATTTGCAATTTTTAAAAAATAAATTAGTAGTACTATATTTAAATACCTAGTTATCTAAAAGAATAAATTTACTAGATTAGTAAATTAAATTAGACTTTGTCAGTAATGACATTGCCATGGTTTGTTGTTATATAATCATTTATGGTTATTGAAGGAGAATACGCCAACAACTACTATGTGCTTTTTATATATCCTAGATGATTTTTACAAACACCCAGATTATATATTAGCTAGCTTTGATTTGTAAAATTCTAACTCATCGTTAATTCTCATAACATAAAAAATGACTATTTGGAGCAACTCTAAGTAATTTTTTTGATGTTCCTCTTCACTTTTATAAGAAAATTTTCCATGAGAGAATTTATTTCGAATTTTCAACCCATTACCATATTTTTTATCATCCAAAATATAAGATAAATAATTACTTTCATATTCAGAAAAAAGCTTATCTGAATATTCACAATACCCTTTCTTACAAAGGTCTTCTGCAATGTCTAGTATCAATTTATCTTTATAGTATAGGCAATACGTACCTGATTTCCATAATTTATTCAAAATGTTAATTTCTTGGAAATTTGAAAACTTTATTACATCGTTTGATAGTTTTAAAAAATTCTTTTCTATTAGAACATTTATTTGTCTTACCTGATAATCATCAAAATCTGTAATCTTCACACCTTCTTTTATATGTTTGAAGAAGGTTTTATGTTCTTTTTTCGATGAAATTAAGCTAAGTGGACTTTGGTCATAAAAAAGCGCAGAGAACAATGCAGAATTATCAGGAGTATTGTTCAATTTGATAAATTTTTTCTCATTGAATGATTTTAATGAAGCATAAGAGGAGGCTTTAGATTTAATCTCTAATAAATCTTGGTTGATTTCCCTATGTCTAAAAAAAAGTTCATATTGGTCTAGGATACTATCCATCTCACAGATTATGGATTTCCCTCTTTCATAATAAGAAGATTCTTTATTGGAAGCGTGGAAGTGAAATCCTTTTATATTCAATTTAGTTTCTAAATAAATGTTGAAGTACCAATTAATAATCTCCTCAATATCAATATCATTTTTCTTTAGATACTCAAAATATGCATAAAATAATAAACCATAAGAATTTTTTAAATGAGAATCGTAGTCTTCGAAATGAGCATTTGATTTTGGGGAAAAGAAACGAGTGAAGCTGAATGTTTCTTCATTCGCAACTAGCCAAGGCAATCCCGTTTCATGATTAAAGAAGCCAAGTAAATAAAAATTATTTAATAATGTCGGAAAATCATGATGTTCATCTAGTATAATTTTATTTAAAAGAATACCATTCTCAATAGGCTTACATAATTTATCAGAATCTAAAGGCTTGATGACAACTGATATAGAGTAATGTATCCCTTCATTAGTTTCAAAATGTTTTTCCCAAAATTCCTTACTTTTTCTTTTAGCTAAAAGCTTAACCTCATCATCAAACTCATATTTGCTTAATTTTTTATAATCAACAATTGATTGTAAATAATTTGGGTTAATATTATCTGTCTGACAATATTCTATTGCTAGATTATTTATCTCTTCATTTGTGATACCTAACTTAATGTATAAACCATTAGAATCTATGAATTTTCCTGATTGATGATTCAAGAAAAATTCTATATTTCTAGACAGAGAGAGAAAATTTTCTTTGATAACTTGCGGAAATAGGTCAATCAGTTGTGTAACATTTTTAAGATTTATTGTCTGGATATTGTATTTTTTTATATATGATTCAAACTGACTAACATCATCTTTATTAATTTTTTCTAAGTCTAGTACTAACTCCCAGAAGACATCTTTATAAAAAACATCAATACTATCATAGTCTATTTCAAAAATGGTAATTGGGAAATTCGCGGATAAATCGTTATGAAACTTTCTAATTAGATATTTGAATTTAGAAAATTGATTTTCTTTTTTAATTAATTTCAGGATTAAATAGGTTTCTATTAAATTATTAATTTCAGTCGATGGCTGATATGCTTTAATGTAGTTCAGAGCTATATCGTATTGGTGTGGTTCTATTACATTGTTAGGAGCATGAAATCTTTTATGTTGCATATCTGTGATATCCTTCTTAAATTTGCGCGTTTCTATGTGATGCTTAAAATAATTGAGTATATTTTGAAGAATACCGTATTAATTTTTAGTTGACTCTTCATACATCTCAAATAATCTTGCTACTGTTTCACTTTTTGTTAACCAAGTCTTCTTACCATCGACAACTTTCGTCATGCCATAAGCTTCCATGACGGCTTTGTCGTTAGCTTGGTGTGCTTTTCTGAGTTCGACTGGCATGGTCAATTCATCATAGAGGTCAGCTAGCGAACTTTCTGGATAGAGCGCACGTGCATCGAGAATTGCTTGAGCAGTTTTAGAGATTTTACTCTTCTGCTCCTCAGTCAATTCAGGCCAAGGGAAATTATTATAAACAATGTCTTTTGAATATCTGTAATCAGATTTCAAACGACCAGATACTGTCCTCATCCATGCCATATGGACATTTGATGTCAATATTCCTAAATCAAGTAAATCTGCATCAGGCACTATCAAAGTTCCCATAACTGGAATTGTTTTATCATCTAAAAAACCAATTGGAACATATTTTCTTCTTTCAGAAGAAACACAAGGAATAATTAGATATTTATCAGGGTTTAATTGCTCTCTAAATAGTGTTGGTGTATTTGCTAATTTTAATGATTCAGAAGTATTCGCATTGATACGAGCTTCTCTACATTTTTCAACTCTATCCAAAACTATCGGCATTGAACGGAGTTCTTTAGGTGTGATTCCTACAAGCCACAAGCAATAGCGTTCTTTATTTTGAATAAATTCCTTTGCACCAACCATTCGCTTAATCCACTTTGCAGATTCAGGAGATGATTTGATAAAGTCGTCATACTCCGTGGCTTCAATTTTTAGATGATTATAGTCACATGGCTTATTTGGAGCAATCATTGGCTTAGCACCACTAATTGGCTTATTTCTACTTTCTATAAAGATATTTTCAGCTTCAATCTGATAAGCATTTATATTACTTACTTTAGATTCACTTCCATTATCATAAATAACTTTATTCGTTGTGACCGATGTAGAACTGAATCCTACAATGATACAATGAACATGAGCTTTTAAGTTTGCATCATTATTCCAAATAAAGGATTTATAGACAAAATCAATTTCATTACCCATATCAAAGATTAGTGGCCATAGAATAGAGATTTGCTCTCCTTGCATGATTGAGTTGGTCGATACAAATGCGCTCTTGATACTTGTACCTTCCATGAATTTAGAAGCTAACAGGTACCAACTAGCAACAAAGTCTAATTTTCTATATTTCTTAGTGTAGGGAGAAAATACGACATCCATATCTTTCTTTTGTTCAGGTGTTGAATATTTTGAGCCAACAAAAGGCGGATTCCCAATAATATAACTCAGCCTATCTTTAGGTACAATTGTTTCCCAATCAATCTTTAAAGCATTTCCTTCAACAATGTTTGTATAGGACTTAAGTGGCAAGAAATCAATATTCGCAAACACAATATCTTTAGTTTCTTCCAGCATCTGACTTTCTGCAATCCAGAGAGCCGTTTTAGCAACAGAAACCGCAAAGTCATTGATCTCGATACCATAAAATTGGTTCAGTTGGACTTTGACAAGTTCTTGTCCGACGTCAAGCGCAATAGTGTCCCCCATATAGAGCTTAATGGCTTCATTTTCTAAGCGTCTAAGAGAAACGTATGTTTCGGTTAAGAAATTTCCAGAACCACAAGCCGGGTCAAAGAATACTAGACTCGCTAGTTTTGATTGAAACTGTTTTGCTTTTTGTTCAACGATTTTAGGCTGCTTAAATTGACGAATCTCATTCAATTCATCTTTTAACTCATCTAAGAAGAGTGGATCAATAACTTTATGGATATTCTCAATAGAGGTATAATGCATCCCGCCACTACGACGTGTTTCGGGGTTGAGAGTTGACTCAAATACTGCACCAAAAATAGTAGGGCTGATTTCTGACCAGTCGAAACTAGAAGAAGCATGCTCCAAAATTAACTCACGTAGTTCATCGGTAAAATTAGGGATTTCCAAATTATTCTCGGCAAACATTCCTCCATTAACATAGGGGAAAGCAAGAAGTTCCGTATCCAAATACGGATCACGTTCTTTAATTGGCGTATCTAGTATAGAAAAGAGGTCAATTAAAGCACGCCTAAAATCACGACTACTAAAACGGGCAAGGTAATCATGAAACACCATGTGATGGCCAAAAATACCAGCATCTTCAGCATATAGACAAAATACTAATCGGACTATAAGTTGATTGATAGCATGAAGGCTTTCGGGGCTATCCGGATTAATATACTGCTTAAGAAGGCTTTCATAAATCTCACCGACAATCTCACCGGCTTCGATAGAAACCTTCATTTCACGTTCTAAGTGTTCATTAGTTTTGTCAATTAAAAATTCTAAACGATAGGCTTCTTTATCCAAATCAGCAAGTTTAATGACTTTAGGTTCGCCGTTTGGTTGCTCCATATCATAAACATAGAACTCTTTAAAATTACAAGTCACAATCCACCGTGGACGTTGAGAATATGGCAAGTTAGCAGAATATCGTTTAGCCTGTTGAAACGGTGTAAGGTAAGTTCCATCAGACTGTTTTATCGCCTTATTAAGGTCTTTGTTTGAACCTTTTTGTTCAATTAATACTTTTGTTTTATCAATAAAGCCATCTATAAAACTAGTATGGTCAAGCATCACTGTATCTTCAAATGTTATATACTCACTTGGGTTTTCTACTCCATAAACAGATTGAAGTAAGTCTAACCAGAAAGACTGACTATCTTGCCTTTCGTTTCCTCTATTTCCCCAGCGTTTAATAAATGCTTTAGCTTGCTTTTTTTGTTCCCGGATATTATTCACTTTGTTCTTTCTAACTACCACATTATTATTTCACCAATTCAATCTTTAATTTTTCAATTAACTCCACTGGTGTTGGGTTGACATTATTCAAAATTGCAAGATAAATACTTACGAAATCTGCTAAAATCGAACCCCAGAAAATTTGTTCAAGATAGGTTGAACCTTTAAGCTCGATATTTCGTGCAGCCGGGCGTTTTCCACTTAAAAGCCTATCTGATATTTCGAAACGCTTTTGAACTCGCGGATGGTCTAAATTACTTCGAAGATTAAAAATTGCAAAGAGTTTTTCAACTGGGTGCGAGCTCCAACCGATAAATTCATTATGATTGAATTCTGGATATTCGTTATAGAAGCTGACATTTTTAGCATTTTCATTCCAAGAAATCTTCCATTTATAAGCTAGTGGTGAAAAATCATTCGAACTTAGAAAAACTGCACTTCGCCCTGCCGAATAAAGCGCTAATTGTTTGGCATAGTTTCTCTCGGTTGAGATATTCGCCACCCAAGATTCGCTTTCTTTTCGCAAAAAATCAGCATAATGCTCAATCTCTTCGTGTTTTTCGTTCGAAATAATTCCAAAATTCACCAAAATTTTAGTTAAAGCTCTAAAATTATAAATTACCGCCATTCGTGGTTGAAGGCCTGTTGGCAATTTAACATGAGCAATCTGATTTTTGCGGGCAATTTCTTCCATTTTGCCGTGCGAAGAAACTGTGGCAACTTGTGCACCAATTTCAATTGCTTGAGTTAACGCTGAAATTGACTCTT from Candidatus Saccharimonas sp. includes:
- a CDS encoding pilin; its protein translation is MKNIVKMALLTAATIFAVGATTFATIPAYAADCKVTGGLKSADSCAKGVQEENGGPTSLFDGDSPIFTTAINIMLFIIGILSVIMLIYGGIRYVLSSGDSGAVQNAKNTIMYAIIGLVIAILAYAIVNFVIHSITNKE
- a CDS encoding Hsp20/alpha crystallin family protein, translating into MARRQNDDSFLNDELEAAFNFGDDLMETSENEAFSGSEQIEIAEEENELPGQLAVDVYETEDKLFVKARTAGVNKNDLDVSLSDGTLTISGSLNPGDQEGIIAHHAQECYWGEFSRTLALPVPIKEDEVEAMLKDGILTISFTKVKTQATRIKVL
- a CDS encoding polysaccharide deacetylase family protein, producing the protein MIKKIPKRIKNDKVIYISTIILLLLLSGIIFLNKINHNVEEKHNQDITKYYFKDSKYNGISSKFIERKNSKEDSILEIPVTKNNKINEFINNKIQEIDDIFKDDAKKSTFENISTERISYQVYYNSDDAISILISIKQDTHGANSNDQNLFWTFNAKNGEIIKFSDFLNNKEKDKSSILEIIKNKIQDYLKNSKKEFSNEILNDLDFESFENIIILDKQTIDFPFSKGQIIPSNFSSVQFQIKVSEISNFLQNDFSRKIFEVPDVQNSKQVQKTTPLTSKSPLLDKDCSKCIALTFDDGPGIYTDKLLSYLQSYKAKATFFMIGPSAQRYPSIVKRVFDNGHQIGNHTWSHSSLPSLSSAQVQNEISSTNNILQGITGVKPTTLRPPYGATNAAVQRVVSNLGMSSILWSVDTRDWADRNSNIVCNRTISNTRPGAIILMHDIHRTSVDAVPCILQNLSSQGYQFVTVDKLLGNLQPGSIYYSAK
- a CDS encoding N-6 DNA methylase, whose amino-acid sequence is MNNIREQKKQAKAFIKRWGNRGNERQDSQSFWLDLLQSVYGVENPSEYITFEDTVMLDHTSFIDGFIDKTKVLIEQKGSNKDLNKAIKQSDGTYLTPFQQAKRYSANLPYSQRPRWIVTCNFKEFYVYDMEQPNGEPKVIKLADLDKEAYRLEFLIDKTNEHLEREMKVSIEAGEIVGEIYESLLKQYINPDSPESLHAINQLIVRLVFCLYAEDAGIFGHHMVFHDYLARFSSRDFRRALIDLFSILDTPIKERDPYLDTELLAFPYVNGGMFAENNLEIPNFTDELRELILEHASSSFDWSEISPTIFGAVFESTLNPETRRSGGMHYTSIENIHKVIDPLFLDELKDELNEIRQFKQPKIVEQKAKQFQSKLASLVFFDPACGSGNFLTETYVSLRRLENEAIKLYMGDTIALDVGQELVKVQLNQFYGIEINDFAVSVAKTALWIAESQMLEETKDIVFANIDFLPLKSYTNIVEGNALKIDWETIVPKDRLSYIIGNPPFVGSKYSTPEQKKDMDVVFSPYTKKYRKLDFVASWYLLASKFMEGTSIKSAFVSTNSIMQGEQISILWPLIFDMGNEIDFVYKSFIWNNDANLKAHVHCIIVGFSSTSVTTNKVIYDNGSESKVSNINAYQIEAENIFIESRNKPISGAKPMIAPNKPCDYNHLKIEATEYDDFIKSSPESAKWIKRMVGAKEFIQNKERYCLWLVGITPKELRSMPIVLDRVEKCREARINANTSESLKLANTPTLFREQLNPDKYLIIPCVSSERRKYVPIGFLDDKTIPVMGTLIVPDADLLDLGILTSNVHMAWMRTVSGRLKSDYRYSKDIVYNNFPWPELTEEQKSKISKTAQAILDARALYPESSLADLYDELTMPVELRKAHQANDKAVMEAYGMTKVVDGKKTWLTKSETVARLFEMYEESTKN
- a CDS encoding bifunctional phosphoglucose/phosphomannose isomerase codes for the protein MLDNFNLLVQRDPQNALLVASEQWKQALFQVEVISPENDGREIKNIVITGMGGSALAGLIVKKWLENEITLPIEIIRNYNLPKSVSKNTLVIASSYSGNTEESISALTQAIEIGAQVATVSSHGKMEEIARKNQIAHVKLPTGLQPRMAVIYNFRALTKILVNFGIISNEKHEEIEHYADFLRKESESWVANISTERNYAKQLALYSAGRSAVFLSSNDFSPLAYKWKISWNENAKNVSFYNEYPEFNHNEFIGWSSHPVEKLFAIFNLRSNLDHPRVQKRFEISDRLLSGKRPAARNIELKGSTYLEQIFWGSILADFVSIYLAILNNVNPTPVELIEKLKIELVK